A window of Clostridia bacterium genomic DNA:
TGCCAGTCAATTCTTTCGGACCGGGGTTCAACTCCCCGCATCTCCACCAGAAGAAACCCTATTAAAATGTAGGGTTTTTTTATTCATTTAAATATAAAAATATAGTCATTTGACAATTATAAAAATAAACATTATAATTTCAATTGTAATGTGTTAATATAAAAATTTTGTTTGATTATATCTATCAAAGTATGTATCTATATATAAGGATAAAAGCTCAATGTCAATACAAGCTATAGATTTATTTTGCGGAATTGGTGGGCTTACAAGGGGTTTATTGAATGCCAATATTCAAGTAGTAGCAGGATTTGATTTGGACGAAACTTGTCAATATGCATATCAAAGTAATAACAATGTACCCTTCTATAAGGCTAATATAAGAAGTCTTCATGCAGAAGATTTAGAAAAATGCTATGACGAAGATGCCATCAGGATTCTTGTTGGTTGCGCGCCGTGTCAGCCTTTTTCTCAAATGAGAGTGAAATTAGGTATAGATTTAAATAAAAGCGATGAAAAATATGATTTATTACTTGAATTTGGTCGTTTAATTGAAGAGCTTCATCCAACAATAGTTTCAATGGAAAATGTTCCCCAAATTAGAAAAACGAAAATTTTTGAACAATTTATTAAAATATTAGAATCTAATGGGTATCACATATATTATCAAGTTGTTTATTGTCCTGATTACGGAATACCTCAAAACAGAAGAAGGCTTGTTTTATTGGCCTCAACTTTAGGTGATATAACACTGATACATCCCACACACGACAGAAGTCAAGTAACTATTAGGCCATTTATAGAAAATCTTCCTAAAATTAATGCTGGAGAAGTTGACAATAAAGATTTATTGCATAGAGCTGCGAGTTTATCGAAATTGAATTTAAAAAGAATTCAGCATTCTATCCCAGGGGGCTCTTGGCGTGATTGGCCCGAAGAGTTGCGTTCCCCATGTCATAAAAGGAATTCTGGAAAAACATATACTTCTGTATATTCTCGCATGCAATGGGATGCTATAGGGCCCACAATTACAACACAGTTTTATATTTTTGGGACAGGTAGATATGGACATCCTGAACAAGATCGCGCTTTATCATTAAGGGAAGGAGCATTATTGCAAACTTTTCCTGCAGAATATAACTTTATTAATCCCGAAAGAAAATTTTCATTCCGAGATATAGCTAGGCACATAGGTAATGCTGTTCCAGTGAAATTAGGAGAAGCTATAGGAACAAGTATTAATAATCATTTAAAAAAATACATAGAATAGGTGAAATTATGAGCAATACTAAGGAATATCCTCTTTATATTTCTCCTGCAATTTTAGAAATGTTAGGCCCTAGTCTTTATACAAATATTTATTACGTTTTATCTGAATTAATTGCAAATGCATATGATGCTGATGCTCACAATGTCTATATTATTGAAACAGATAAAGCAATCATTGTCGAAGATGATGGCATTGGCATGTCGTATCAAGATGTCTTGAATAAATATTTGAAAGTTGCTCAAGAAACAAGAACAACAAAAGAAGAGAGTTATACTCCTTCTGGGCGTCTGCGGATGGGAAGGAAAGGAATCGGCAAACTAGCAGCCTTAGCTGTATCTGAAAATGTAAAAGTGTTAACAATATCTGGAGACGAAAAATCTGGTTTTATATT
This region includes:
- a CDS encoding DNA cytosine methyltransferase, whose amino-acid sequence is MSIQAIDLFCGIGGLTRGLLNANIQVVAGFDLDETCQYAYQSNNNVPFYKANIRSLHAEDLEKCYDEDAIRILVGCAPCQPFSQMRVKLGIDLNKSDEKYDLLLEFGRLIEELHPTIVSMENVPQIRKTKIFEQFIKILESNGYHIYYQVVYCPDYGIPQNRRRLVLLASTLGDITLIHPTHDRSQVTIRPFIENLPKINAGEVDNKDLLHRAASLSKLNLKRIQHSIPGGSWRDWPEELRSPCHKRNSGKTYTSVYSRMQWDAIGPTITTQFYIFGTGRYGHPEQDRALSLREGALLQTFPAEYNFINPERKFSFRDIARHIGNAVPVKLGEAIGTSINNHLKKYIE